A genomic stretch from Erigeron canadensis isolate Cc75 chromosome 9, C_canadensis_v1, whole genome shotgun sequence includes:
- the LOC122581665 gene encoding uncharacterized protein LOC122581665, which produces MAFHVACPITCRRICYCSLGFLHNEKGETDFLNEITNLKSFLDDPWRIKDDKRTVQVLVPKVVVAPPPPVPVQAAPAVPNSVAVVDGDDAAEMLSAQNKRAAMQKQAAAASLVAEDFARRFESGETEGITKDVAGGEQVVSNGKVMCRLCFSGENERSERARKMLSCKSCNKKYHRSCVKSWSHDRDLFHWSSWSCPSCRVCEVCRRTGDPNKLMFCKRCDGAYHCYCQHPPHKNVSRGPYLCPKHTKCHSCASTVPGNGSSLRWFLGYTCCDACGRLFVKGNYCPVCLKVYRDSEATPMVCCDICQRWVHCHCDGISDDKYLQYQVNNHLEYRCATCRGECYQVRDHEDAVQELWRRRDIAEQDLIASLRAAAGLPTQEEIFAISPYSDDEDDGPPLKKEYGHSLKFSLKGVVDKSPKKNKDSPKKAASKKYGKERGFPAPLFGRMAQSDAQSVGSFTGDYKDEDGQFDRFGEPNTASLTEGVWPVNREGLKRKLVEVPVKADGRLLRDKTKSHKPHQVGAMDDAGKEAVISKNTKGPKLVIHLGGRNKNVANSTRSDASNSPQEQIITTAIDQKTSFGDLNDDDVGPPLVSHSSQKERKSVLRLKFKNPYSDDQSSWASPLEEDKSSVKGQRSKRKRSFSSMDRSFVKEDKGAGHSYEENDMMSEIIDAKWIIQKLGKHAIGKMVEVHQPSNNFWYKGTVIQVSEDTSTVSVTLDDGKAMNVDLGKQRIRFVSQKQRQ; this is translated from the exons ATGGCCTTTCACGTCGCCTGCCCAATTACATG TCGGCGAATTTGCTATTGCTCATTAGGGTTTCTGCACAATGAAAAGGGGGAAACTGATTTTTTGAATGAAATCACGAATTTGAAATCTTTTTTGGATGATCCATGGCGGATTAAAGATGATAAGAGAACCGTTCAGGTTCTTGTTCCTAAAGTAGTTGTTGCCCCACCGCCGCCGGTGCCGGTTCAGGCGGCGCCGGCGGTTCCGAATTCGGTGGCTGTTGTAGATGGAGATGATGCGGCGGAGATGTTGTCGGCGCAGAATAAACGCGCTGCTATGCAGAAACAGGCTGCTGCTGCTTCTTTGGTTGCTGAGGATTTTGCTCGCCGGTTTGAATCTGGCGAGACTGAg GGTATCACTAAAGATGTTGCCGGAGGAGAGCAAGTTGTCTCTAATGGGAAGGTAATGTGCCGCCTTTGCTTTTCTGGAGAGAATGAAAGAAGTGAGAGAGCAAGAAAGATGCTATCTTGCAAAAGTTGCAACAAGAAGTATCACAGGAGCTGTGTAAAATCTTGGTCTCATGATAGAG ATTTATTTCACTGGAGTTCTTGGTCCTGTCCTTCATGTCGTGTATGTGAG GTCTGCCGAAGAACCGGTGATCCAAACAAGCTCATGTTTTGCAAAAGGTGTGATGGTGCATATCACTGTTATTGTCAGCACCCTCCACACAAG AATGTCAGCAGAGGACCTTATTTGTGTCCCAAGCATACAAAGTGTCACAGCTGTGCATCTACAGTTCCAGGGAATGGTTCAAGTCTCAG GTGGTTTCTAGGGTATACTTGTTGTGATGCTTGTGGAAGATTGTTTGTCAAGGGAAATTATTGCCCTGTTTGTTTAAAG GTGTATAGAGATTCTGAAGCAACACCGATGGTTTGTTGTGATATCTGTCAGCGCTGGGTGCATTGTCATTGTGATGGAATTAG TGACGATAAGTACTTACagtatcaagtaaataatcaccTGGAATACAGATGTGCTACATGCCGTGGAGAATGCTACCAG GTTAGGGATCATGAGGACGCTGTTCAGGAGCTTTGGAGGAGGAGAGACATAGCCGAGCAGGATCTAATTGCTAGTCTAAGGGCTGCTGCTGGACTGCCAACCCAAGAAGAAATATTCGCTATTTCTCCGTAttctgatgatgaggatgatggaCCTCCCTTAAAGAAAGAATATGGCCATTCGTTGAAGTTTTCTTTAAAAGGGGTAGTTGATAAATCTCCCAAAAAGAATAAGGATTCTCCAAAGAAAGCTGCAAGCAAGAAATATGGGAAAGAAAGAGGATTTCCTGCACCTCTATTTGGCAGGATGGCACAAAGCGATGCCCAATCTGTTGGATCATTTACTGGTGATTATAAAGACGAAGATGGGCAGTTTGATAGATTTGGGGAACCTAATACTGCAAGTTTGACTGAGGGAGTGTGGCCAGTCAATCGAGAGGGCCTAAAACGAAAGCTTGTAGAGGTTCCAGTGAAAGCAGACGGTAGATTGTTGAGAGACAAAACAAAAAGTCACAAGCCACATCAAGTGGGGGCGATGGATGATGCTGGAAAAGAGGCTGTCATATCCAAGAACACTAAGGGACCCAAGTTAGTTATACACTTGGGTGGTAGAAATAAAAATGTAGCAAATTCTACAAGGTCTGACGCATCAAACTCTCCGCAGGAGCAAATTATAACCACCGCCATTG ATCAAAAGACATCCTTTGGTGAtctaaatgatgatgatgttggtcCACCTTTGGTTTCACATTCTTCACAAAAGGAACGCAAGTCTGTATTGAGACTCAAATTTAAGAATCCGTATTCTGATGATCAGAGTTCTTGGGCTTCTCCTTTGGAGGAAGATAAGAGTTCTGTTAAGGGTCAGAGATCTAAGAGAAAGAGATCATTTTCTTCTATGGACAGATCTTTTGTGAAGGAAGATAAAGGGGCCGGACACTCGTATGAAGAGAATGATATGATGAGTGAGATCATTGATGCAAAGTGGATAATTCAAAAGTTGGGAAAACATGCAATTGGAAAGATGGTGGAAGTTCATCAGCCATCCAACAATTTCTG GTATAAGGGAACAGTAATCCAAGTCTCTGAAGATACATCGACTGTATCGGTTACTTTAGATGATGGAAAGGCCATGAATGTTGATCTCGGCAAACAGAGAATTCGTTTCGTTTCACAAAAGCAGAGACAGTGA